A segment of the Candidatus Pelagisphaera phototrophica genome:
TTCGGTCAAGTAGCCCCTCCCAGTGCAGCCCTGATACCCCCAGTAGCCGACGAACGCTCCGTTCATTGCTCCACGAATAATTTCACTGAAATTCACAGCTCCGACAATTTCGTCGTCACGCTTCCGGCAAACGAAATACCCTTCGTAGCGATCCTCTCCGAGCCTGTCTAGGTAAGCCTCATACCCAGCTTGAGTTGTCATCGGATAGACCCAAGGGCGGTGCAGCGAAAGACTCTCTCGGTTCTTTTCGATAAATGCTTCCGCGTCGGCAGCTCTGGGTTCACGAACATAAACTCTCATTTTTCTGGCCCATTCCATTCAAGGAACCAATCTTCTCCCACGTACGACTATTGCCTAATACCAGTATACAAAGCAAAGTAATATTGAAACCCAAACCTTAACCCGCCTTTATCCGAAGCCGTGCAACCACCAAGATCCGCCGAAGCGCTACGATACCACAAATTCGGAGATCCATTCGAAACACTTTCACACGAGACAATTGCCCTCGATCCTCCAAAACCGGGATTTGTGACGCTAAAAATATTGGCCGTCCCTATCAATCCTGCCGACTTCGGAAGAATTAATGGCACTTATGGCAAGCTTTCAAATTTACCAGGAACAGGAGGAATCGAGGGCGTGGGGGAAGTGGTCGAAACCGGAAGCAATGACGGTGCCTTTTCAGCCGGTGCACGGGTCCTGTTTGCAGGAAAACCCAGTTCCTGGCAAACCTATGCCCTCGCTAGCGAAGACCAAGTCTACCCGGCCCCTGAGACACTCGACGATCTCCAAGCCTCAATGTTCTGGGTCAATCCCGCGACCGCCTGGAGAATGATGCACGACTTCGCAACACTCGAGCCCGGTGACTGGATAGTCCAGAATGCAGCAACCTCTGCCGTGGGTAAACTTGTGATCCAGTTTGCTTCCCAATTGGGGGTCAAAACAGCGAATATTGTGCGCGATCCTGATACCGCAGAGGGGCTTCGAAATCTAGGAGCGACTCTCGTCCTAAAGGACGACAAGGAGGCGGCAAAGCGAATCCAGAGCCAGACCGAGTCTTCAAAAGTTAAGCTGGGCCTAAATGCAGTGGGCGGAAAAAGCTCCCTCACGATCTGCAAATGCCTTTCAAACAAAGCCACCCTCGTAACGTATGGAGGAATGGACCGACAACCGGCGACTTTCCCCACCCGCTACCTGATATTCAATGACTTGTCACTAAGAGGGTTCTGGGTAAGCGAATGGTATCGAAATGCGAGTCGAGCCACAATCGAGGGAATGCATTCGGAGATCGCTCAGAAAATGGACGCAGGGAACATACGCACGGACATCGAGGCCACTTATTCCCTCAAGGATTGGAAAGCAGCTCTCGAACATTCGCTTCGACCCGGCAAAACCGGCAAAGTGGTTTTCCATATGGGAAAGTCGAAATCTACCGATTCAATCGAACCATAGACCAAGGCCACATTCCCCTCGACACCAATAGGCACAGAGCTATCTAAGATTAGGACATGGCGAACAAGCCGTACAAATTTTCCCGACAGGCTGAAAACCTTATCGCCAACTTGCGGGGCGTCCCGGAAAACTATAGTCCCATCGTTCGTGAAACCGTCGACATGGGCTCGGTTTTCGACAATATCCTAACTCGCTACAAGATTGGAATCGACTCTCTGGAAGACCAGATCCGCGAGAAGTGGACCAAGATCGTCGGGCTGGAAAACGCGGGGCACTGCAACCCCGTTCGAATTGAGCGGGAAAAGACCCTTGTGATTGCAGTATCCAATCCTATTATACGCCAAGAACTTCAATTTAATCAAGCGATCATTCTCAAAAACCTGAAGTCGCTGAAATACGGAGACCAGATCCGCTACCTCGTCTTTCGTTCAGGCTAGAGTTCCAAAGGAGTCTACCATGCTAAACTCGGATCAGTATCCTAGCGATCACTCAGCGAATCCTCGCTAAACGCGATTTCACTCGCAAGCAATTCCAGGATAGGTTTTTGGATAAAGGAACCTCCTTCATGGCAAATCCACAGTTACTCTTAAAGCGCATTCGCTCACATGCCGAAAAAGGTCTCTCCTTCAACGGGAATACCAGCGATGAGGCGAAGCTCAAAGCGTGCCGCGAATTTTACGAGAAGGAAACGGAGTCCGTAAAGAATCTCCATCGAGAGGGAGCCCCGGGGCGGGAAGTCGTTCGGTCGCTCACCGCCATCGTCGATTCAATGATTCAAGCCCTCTCTAAAACGGCCTTCGCGGAGTTTAAAGCTCGGTCAAACGAAGAGAGCCAACTGGCAATTTCAGTCGTAGCAATTGGCGGCTACGGACGCTCAGAGCTATGTCCCTTGAGTGATGTGGACCTCATGTTCCTCTATCCCAGTAAAACCAGCGCCAGCACGCTAAAATCCGCCCAAGAGTTTATCGTGCAAAGAATTCTCTATGTCCTCTGGGACCTAGGTCTTAAAGTGGGCCATTCATCCCGTACCGTCGACGACGCGTTTGCCGAGGCTCGCAAAGACATCCAAACCAAGACGGCGCTCTTGGAATCCAGACTCATTTATGGTTCTCAAACACTCTTCGCGGGGTTTGAGAGCTCCTACAACCTGTTTTACCGCAAAGAGGATCCCAAAGCCTACATTAGACAACGCCTGGTCGATCAACGCGAACGTCGTAGCAGAAATG
Coding sequences within it:
- a CDS encoding GNAT family N-acetyltransferase; its protein translation is MRVYVREPRAADAEAFIEKNRESLSLHRPWVYPMTTQAGYEAYLDRLGEDRYEGYFVCRKRDDEIVGAVNFSEIIRGAMNGAFVGYWGYQGCTGRGYLTEGLALGFDQAFGSLGLHRLEINIQPTNTNSIALARRLGLRKEGVSPKYLNIGGEWRDHERWAVLADEWAEKGGSLWVRSRKYIERSKQEI
- a CDS encoding MDR family NADPH-dependent oxidoreductase — encoded protein: MQPPRSAEALRYHKFGDPFETLSHETIALDPPKPGFVTLKILAVPINPADFGRINGTYGKLSNLPGTGGIEGVGEVVETGSNDGAFSAGARVLFAGKPSSWQTYALASEDQVYPAPETLDDLQASMFWVNPATAWRMMHDFATLEPGDWIVQNAATSAVGKLVIQFASQLGVKTANIVRDPDTAEGLRNLGATLVLKDDKEAAKRIQSQTESSKVKLGLNAVGGKSSLTICKCLSNKATLVTYGGMDRQPATFPTRYLIFNDLSLRGFWVSEWYRNASRATIEGMHSEIAQKMDAGNIRTDIEATYSLKDWKAALEHSLRPGKTGKVVFHMGKSKSTDSIEP
- a CDS encoding DUF721 domain-containing protein, whose product is MANKPYKFSRQAENLIANLRGVPENYSPIVRETVDMGSVFDNILTRYKIGIDSLEDQIREKWTKIVGLENAGHCNPVRIEREKTLVIAVSNPIIRQELQFNQAIILKNLKSLKYGDQIRYLVFRSG